In Bacteroidota bacterium, one DNA window encodes the following:
- a CDS encoding 3-hydroxyacyl-CoA dehydrogenase family protein: MTYEERLQNVTVLGAAGKMGSGILLLTAVEMADLSLKPENSGKTFVLNAMDVSHAGLAGLMRYLKVQVLKVAEKKIGQLRKVYENRADLIENGEIIDQYVFDVMNVVRPVTSLEAAYESTLIFEAIIENQPLKVKLLSQIDNNNPHKPWVFTNTSSIPIKELEDQVKLDGRVLGFHFYNPPAVQKLVELIVTDKTKPELLEFAHAYAKNLKKIIVPSNDYAGFIGNGHFMRDALYGINEALRLSKEVSFAEAVYMVNKVTQDYLIRPMGIFQLVDYVGVDVVKFIMNVMNPYLKDEDLHSPLLDELMESGVKGGQNSDGSQKDGILKYEKGRVAGVYDPSKKQYVSVSDIQAKCDEKLGKAAESLLPWKAVVGRKDKDEYFKKYFTELKSLKTFGSELACRYANRSKEIGEKLVSDGVALKPEDVNTVLLTGFFHAYGPINNYLN; the protein is encoded by the coding sequence ATGACGTACGAAGAAAGATTGCAGAATGTGACGGTACTCGGTGCCGCGGGCAAGATGGGAAGCGGAATTTTACTGCTCACTGCGGTAGAAATGGCCGACCTGAGCCTGAAACCGGAGAACAGCGGAAAAACTTTTGTCCTGAATGCCATGGATGTGTCGCATGCAGGACTGGCGGGGCTGATGCGCTATCTTAAAGTGCAGGTTCTTAAAGTGGCTGAAAAGAAAATAGGGCAGTTGCGTAAAGTCTATGAGAATCGTGCCGACCTCATTGAGAATGGTGAAATCATCGACCAGTACGTCTTTGATGTGATGAATGTTGTAAGACCTGTCACTTCTCTTGAAGCAGCCTATGAGTCAACCCTTATTTTTGAAGCCATTATTGAAAATCAGCCGTTGAAAGTGAAATTGCTTTCGCAGATTGATAACAACAATCCTCATAAACCATGGGTTTTTACAAATACCTCATCGATTCCTATTAAAGAACTCGAAGATCAGGTGAAGCTTGACGGCCGGGTACTCGGTTTTCATTTCTACAATCCTCCCGCAGTGCAGAAACTCGTGGAACTGATTGTGACCGATAAAACAAAACCTGAACTGCTTGAGTTTGCTCATGCGTATGCGAAAAATCTGAAGAAAATCATTGTCCCGTCAAACGACTATGCCGGTTTTATCGGTAACGGACATTTTATGCGCGATGCATTATACGGCATCAATGAAGCATTACGGCTGTCAAAAGAAGTAAGTTTTGCGGAAGCTGTTTACATGGTAAACAAAGTAACACAAGATTACCTGATTCGTCCGATGGGCATCTTCCAGCTGGTTGATTATGTGGGTGTGGACGTGGTCAAATTTATCATGAATGTAATGAATCCGTATCTCAAAGATGAAGACCTGCACAGCCCCTTGCTTGACGAACTCATGGAGTCGGGCGTAAAGGGTGGTCAGAATTCAGACGGCTCGCAAAAAGACGGAATTCTGAAATATGAAAAAGGAAGAGTTGCTGGAGTGTATGATCCTTCAAAGAAACAGTATGTTTCTGTTTCCGATATACAGGCAAAATGCGACGAAAAGCTCGGGAAAGCTGCGGAGTCATTGCTGCCGTGGAAGGCTGTTGTGGGAAGAAAAGATAAGGACGAATATTTCAAAAAGTATTTTACGGAATTAAAATCGCTGAAAACTTTTGGTTCTGAACTCGCATGCCGCTATGCAAACCGTTCAAAAGAAATTGGTGAAAAGCTGGTAAGCGATGGCGTTGCTTTGAAACCAGAAGATGTGAACACTGTACTGCTCACGGGTTTCTTCCATGCGTATGGCCCAATCAACAATTATTTAAATTAA
- a CDS encoding 3-ketoacyl-CoA thiolase, producing MRTKVYMATGFNTTSMGTGRKEFHPKKERPGLEYYIKEAGQGTLKMIGGAQNVDECVIGNFMASRFNKQAHLGAFMGHIDEGLRFIPSTRVEGACCSGGLALMNGIRSVLAETADVVLCMGVEVQNTVKAIYGADILAGAGWFAERKAGHAYFFPGQFSNRAGAYYEKYGRENTRKALARWYRNAIENARLCPTAQEYHNTIKDLEATGLTEPNPKGFVDSLNVFDCSKVSDGASAIAIMSEAGLKKCGIALKDAVEIKGWGHVVDDITRKPADLTSMDTTAKAVHEAMKTAGITKEQIGTVETHDCFTIAGIMAVEAIGFAEHGKGPDFVLAGNTARDGKVPFNTTGGLIGWGHPTGATGVHQAVTIWEQLTGKTGDAQIKIDPQRPYGLSVNMGGDDKTLVSIVYKKAE from the coding sequence ATGAGAACAAAGGTTTATATGGCCACCGGATTCAACACCACTTCAATGGGAACGGGACGTAAAGAATTTCATCCCAAAAAGGAGCGTCCCGGTTTGGAATATTACATAAAAGAGGCAGGACAGGGAACGCTGAAAATGATTGGTGGTGCGCAAAATGTGGATGAATGCGTGATTGGGAATTTTATGGCATCACGTTTTAATAAACAGGCACATCTCGGCGCATTCATGGGCCATATTGACGAAGGGTTGCGCTTCATACCATCAACACGCGTTGAAGGTGCTTGCTGCTCAGGTGGTCTGGCACTGATGAACGGTATCCGTTCTGTGCTTGCAGAAACTGCCGATGTGGTGCTGTGCATGGGCGTTGAAGTCCAGAACACCGTCAAAGCAATATATGGTGCGGACATCCTTGCCGGTGCCGGTTGGTTTGCCGAACGCAAAGCCGGACATGCTTATTTTTTCCCGGGGCAGTTCAGCAACAGAGCCGGCGCTTATTACGAAAAATATGGTCGTGAGAATACACGCAAAGCTCTGGCACGCTGGTATCGGAATGCTATTGAAAATGCCCGCCTTTGCCCGACGGCACAGGAATATCATAATACAATCAAAGACCTTGAAGCTACCGGGCTCACCGAACCCAATCCCAAAGGTTTTGTTGATTCACTGAATGTGTTTGATTGCTCAAAAGTTTCGGATGGCGCATCAGCCATTGCTATTATGTCTGAAGCCGGTTTAAAGAAATGCGGTATTGCACTCAAAGATGCTGTTGAAATCAAAGGCTGGGGACATGTTGTGGATGATATCACACGCAAACCTGCTGACCTCACTTCTATGGATACTACTGCAAAGGCCGTTCATGAAGCGATGAAAACTGCCGGCATCACCAAAGAACAGATTGGGACGGTTGAAACACATGACTGCTTTACGATTGCCGGTATCATGGCTGTTGAGGCCATCGGATTTGCAGAACACGGCAAAGGTCCCGATTTTGTACTTGCCGGAAATACGGCACGCGATGGTAAAGTGCCGTTCAACACTACCGGCGGACTGATTGGCTGGGGGCACCCAACGGGCGCTACAGGAGTGCATCAGGCAGTAACCATTTGGGAACAGCTCACCGGAAAAACAGGGGATGCCCAAATTAAAATCGATCCTCAGCGTCCTTACGGATTATCGGTAAATATGGGCGGCGATGATAAAACACTCGTTTCTATCGTTTATAAGAAAGCGGAATAA